The following proteins are encoded in a genomic region of Glycine max cultivar Williams 82 chromosome 18, Glycine_max_v4.0, whole genome shotgun sequence:
- the LOC100786826 gene encoding probable serine/threonine-protein kinase PBL7: MGLSQGPCTDSRDLSNAPTLVVDHYCDYNKLKFRTFLRKMFWEFGLACVANPSRRRRSSERSSAYGKKTNLEHNKAWLLAESGGCGAELTNADPQSVHSSFRFSFCSQVELESLNMSSSSAATVLMVNLDNGMSESRAREMKWRRMESLEKSISPVAHSLIRFSYGEIMSATRNFSKGRVLGRGALSCVFRGRVGILRTAVAIKRLDKESKESAKAFCRELMIASSLHSSNVVPLLGFCIDPEEGLFLVYKYVSGGSLERHLHGRKKGSSPLLWPVRYKVAIGIAEAVAYLHSGTERCVVHRDIKPSNILLSSRKIPKLCDFGLATWTSAPSLPFLCKTVKGTFGYLAPEYFQHGKVSDKTDVYAFGVVLLELITGRKPIEARRSSGEENLVLWAKPFLQKGKGAIEELLDPQLKCSLKFSNQMGRMIEAAAACVTNEESRRPGIHEIIAILKGEEEPLLSKRKKSSFLGNGCVIDCYSQLQQTNNEMKSHLALAMSGVAEFEDDDYLYGR, from the exons ATGGGTTTGTCCCAAGGCCCCTGCACTGATTCCAGGGACCTTTCCAATGCCCCAACCTTAGTTGTAGATCACTACTGTGACTACAACAAGCTCAAATTCCGAACCTTTCTCAGAAAAATGTTCTGGGAATTCGGTCTTGCTTGTGTGGCCAACCCTTCCCGGCGTCGGAGAAGCTCCGAGAGAAGCTCTGCCTATGGAAAAAAGACGAATTTGGAGCACAACAAGGCGTGGCTGCTTGCGGAGTCTGGTGGGTGTGGAGCAGAATTGACCAATGCTGACCCTCAATCGGTTCACTCCTCTTTCAGGTTCAGCTTCTGTTCTCAGGTGGAGTTGGAGTCCTTGAACATGAGTTCTTCAAGTGCTGCAACGGTTTTGATGGTGAATTTGGACAATGGGATGAGTGAATCTCGCGCCAGGGAGATGAAATGGAGGAGAATGGAGTCGTTGGAGAAGAGCATATCCCCTGTGGCTCACAGCTTGATCAGGTTTAGCTATGGTGAAATTATGTCTGCTACTAGGAATTTCTCCAAAG GGAGGGTGTTGGGGAGAGGGGCATTGAGCTGTGTTTTTAGGGGGAGAGTTGGGATTTTGAGGACTGCAGTGGCGATCAAACGATTGGACAAGGAAAGCAAGGAATCTGCCAAGGCCTTTTGTAGAGAATTGATGATTGCAAGTTCTCTTCATAGTTCAAATGTTGTTCCCCTTTTGGGGTTTTGTATTGATCCTGAGGAGGGTTTGTTTTTGGTGTACAAGTATGTTTCAGGGGGCAGTCTGGAGCGCCACTTGCATg GAAGGAAGAAGGGTAGTTCACCTCTTCTGTGGCCTGTGAGGTACAAAGTTGCGATTGGGATTGCTGAAGCTGTAGCTTATCTGCATAGTGGAACTGAAAGATGTGTTGTGCACAGAGACATTAAGCCCTCAAACATTCTGCTTTCTTCAAGGAAGATTCCCAAG CTATGTGACTTCGGATTAGCTACATGGACTTCTGCACCTTCACTTCCTTTCCTTTGCAAAACTGTCAAAGGAACATTTGG ATATTTGGCTCCTGAGTATTTCCAACATGGGAAAGTATCAGACAAGACTGATGTATATGCTTTTGGAGTGGTTTTGTTGGAACTCATTACTGGCCGTAAGCCAATTGAGGCAAGGAGATCTTCAGGAGAAGAGAACTTGGTCTTATGG GCTAAACCTTTTCTACAGAAGGGGAAAGGAGCAATTGAAGAGTTGCTTGATCCTCAACTCAAGTGCAGTCTTAAATTCTCAAATCAAATGGGTAGAATGATCGAAGCAGCAGCTGCATGTGTCACAAATGAAGAATCTCGGCGACCTGGCATACATGAGATTATTGCAATACTGAAAGGTGAAGAAGAACCTCTTCTCTCCAAAAGAAAGAAGTCCAGTTTTCTTGGGAATGGATGCGTGATTGATTGTtattctcagttacaacaaacAAATAATGAGATGAAAAGTCACTTGGCATTAGCAATGTCAGGAGTTGCAGAGTTTGAGGATGATGATTATCTCTATGGTCGATAA
- the LOC100791597 gene encoding calcium-binding protein CML24, whose protein sequence is MDEEEVRKIFSKFDKNGDGKISCAELKEMMAALGSKTTSDEVKRMMAELDRNGDGYIDLKEFGEFHCGGGGDGRELREAFELYDLDKNGLISAKELHSVMRRLGEKCSLSDCRRMIGNVDADGDGNVNFEEFKKMMSRS, encoded by the coding sequence ATGGACGAAGAAGAGGTGCGCAAGATCTTCAGCAAGTTCGACAAGAACGGCGACGGCAAGATCTCGTGCGCGGAGCTGAAGGAGATGATGGCGGCGCTGGGATCCAAAACGACGTCGGACGAGGTGAAGCGCATGATGGCGGAGCTGGACCGGAACGGCGACGGCTACATTGACTTGAAGGAGTTCGGCGAGTTCCACTGCGGCGGCGGTGGCGACGGGAGGGAGCTCCGGGAGGCGTTCGAGCTGTACGATCTGGACAAGAACGGGCTGATCTCGGCGAAGGAGCTGCACTCCGTGATGCGGAGGTTGGGGGAGAAGTGCTCCCTCAGCGACTGCCGGAGGATGATCGGAAACGTCGATGCCGACGGCGACGGCAACGTCAATTTCGAAGAGTTCAAGAAGATGATGAGTCGCTCGTAG